A portion of the Thunnus albacares chromosome 5, fThuAlb1.1, whole genome shotgun sequence genome contains these proteins:
- the LOC122982154 gene encoding CTTNBP2 N-terminal-like protein → MKEEKMNVEALSRAELLTLLSILEGELEAQDVVIHALRAQHRDAFVQERYGQYDLSDPFLALQRDSEPEERQSTLTQTHTHLQGRAVGPNPLAVLKLVMAHCKRMQERMMGQLAAAENRHRRMIADLEEEKRRRAQDSAQSDDFAFMLQTERDKLLQQLEVERAAVRRLEKEQAQAVSQVEESLSQQQQLSSTLSLELQKASSQAQEEAQKVSQLHALLQEETSTVEKLRGILEDEKRRAAQLEAMFERQQAEFHTEREQMKDRISKEEERSRELERQIGELSKRLAETGGCKEEVKEAVADVKELPSKMMVVSTSVQTEPDGKITATPKTTSLSKVNGHHMLKETELTQEGRGAENIGVVENGGGTALHSPLHPHPHPPSPSSTASSSLSSSPISSPVLAKRLGSPGFHQSSYQAGVNQRFQAARHKFQTQAELEQQHQGGPLSPRDLSPTTSSIPPPPENSTAKQLARNTVTQVLSRFTSQQAGVKLAPISSSPFGTDYRNIAVSPTGGRSPSSGPLSPGIRSPLTPRSEKTHPPPIPPKRPGMSPTPGSPSHTARTSLFPELTGNCGQSGQEGAKEPDLVLSSSS, encoded by the exons GCTCAGCACAGAGATGCTTTCGTCCAGGAGCGCTACGGCCAGTATGACCTCAGCGATCCATTTCTGGCCCTGCAGCGAGACAGCGAACCAGAGGAGCGCCAAAGCACACTCACccaaactcacacacacctgcagggCCGGGCGGTGGGCCCAAACCCTCTGGCTGTGCTTAAACTGGTCATGGCTCATTGCAAGAGGATGCAGGAGAGGATGATGGGACAGTTGGCGGCTGCTGAGAACAGACACAGGAGG ATGATAGCTGATCTAGAGGAGGAGAAACGACGGCGTGCCCAGGACTCCGCGCAGAGTGACGATTTCGCCTTCatgctgcagacagaaagagacaaactCTTGCAGCAG CTGGAAGTTGAGCGAGCAGCAGTGCGGAGGTTAGAGAAGGAACAGGCTCAGGCGGTGAGCCAGGTAGAGGAGTCActttcccagcagcagcagctttcttCAACTCTGAGTCTGGAGCTCCAGAAAGCCAGCAGCCAGGCCCAGGAGGAGGCTCAGAAGGTCTCCCAGCTCCACGCTTTGCTCCAAGAGGAGACCAGCACTGTGGAGAAGCTCCGGGGGATCCTTGAAGATGAAAAGAGGAGGGCAGCCCAGCTAGAGGCTATGTTTGAGAGGCAGCAGGCTGAGTTTCACACAGAACGAGagcagatgaaagacaggatcagcaaagaggaggaaaggagtaGGGAGCTTGAGAGACAAATTGGGGAGCTGAGTAAGAGGTTAGCTGAAACTGGAGGATGTAAAGAAGAGGTAAAGGAGGCTGTGGCAGATGTGAAAGAGTTGCCTTCCAAAATGATGGTGGTGTCCACCTCTGTTCAGACTGAGCCGGATGGAAAGATAACTGCCACTCCTAAAACCACCTCACTGTCAAAGGTCAATGGCCATCACATGCTCAAAGAGACAGAACTGACACAGGAAGGGAGAGGAGCAGAAAATATAGGGGTGGTGGAAAATGGGGGAGGAACAGCTTTGcattctcctctccatcctcaccctcatcctccctctccctccagcacagcctcctcttccctctcctcttcccccaTTTCCTCACCTGTTCTGGCCAAACGTCTCGGCAGCCCAGGTTTCCATCAGTCCTCCTACCAGGCTGGAGTCAACCAGCGATTCCAGGCCGCCAGGCACAAGTTCCAGACCCAGGCTGAGCTGGAGCAGCAACATCAGGGCGGCCCTCTTTCCCCCAGGGACCTCTCACCCACCACCTCTTCCATCCCTCCTCCACCAGAGAACAGCACAGCTAAGCAGCTGGCCCGCAACACGGTAACACAGGTGCTGTCCCGGTTCACCAGCCAACAGGCTGGTGTCAAGCTTGCGCCAATCAGCAGCTCTCCGTTTGGTACAGACTACCGCAATATAGCAGTGTCTCCTACTGGGGGGAGATCACCTTCTTCAGGGCCTCTATCTCCGGGCATCCGCTCCCCCTTGACTCCTCGCTCAGAGAAGACCCATCCTCCTCCGATCCCTCCCAAGAGGCCAGGCATGAGTCCGACTCCAGGCTCCCCAAGTCACACTGCACGGACCAGCCTCTTCCCAGAGCTGACAGGGAACTGTGGGCAGAGTGGCCAGGAGGGAGCCAAGGAGCCAGACCTGGTTTTATCTTCTAGCAGCTAA